A stretch of Roseibium porphyridii DNA encodes these proteins:
- the gpt gene encoding xanthine phosphoribosyltransferase, with the protein MENPAQNKAFPVSWDMFHRDSRALAWRLSSEGEWKAIVCITRGGLVPAGIVARELGIRTIETVCIASYHDYDNQGQLQVIKPIDPKVVDLEEGEGSGVLVIDDLVDTGKTLKVVREMLPKAHYATVYAKPVGVPMVDTFITEVSQDTWIYFPWDMGWQFQPPLSKDTAG; encoded by the coding sequence ATGGAAAACCCTGCACAAAACAAAGCATTCCCGGTCTCCTGGGACATGTTTCACAGAGATTCCCGCGCACTGGCCTGGCGGCTCTCCAGCGAAGGTGAATGGAAGGCGATTGTCTGCATCACCCGCGGTGGACTGGTCCCCGCCGGGATCGTTGCGCGCGAGCTCGGAATTCGGACAATCGAGACAGTCTGCATCGCCTCTTATCACGACTATGACAACCAAGGTCAGCTGCAGGTCATCAAACCGATCGATCCGAAGGTGGTTGATCTTGAAGAAGGTGAAGGCAGTGGCGTCCTTGTCATCGATGATCTCGTTGATACGGGCAAGACACTGAAGGTCGTGCGTGAAATGCTTCCCAAGGCGCACTACGCGACCGTCTATGCCAAGCCTGTTGGCGTGCCCATGGTCGACACCTTCATCACTGAAGTGTCCCAGGACACCTGGATCTACTTCCCTTGGGACATGGGCTGGCAGTTCCAACCGCCGCTCTCCAAGGATACAGCGGGCTGA
- a CDS encoding competence/damage-inducible protein A, giving the protein MTGQQADDVVTAAFLVIGDEILSGRTKDKNIGFVADYMTSIGIDLKEARIVPDETDEIVNAINALRAKYTYVFTSGGIGPTHDDITAESIAKAFGVPLNLDPRAVALLESHYAPGQFTPARQRMARIPEGAELIENKVSKAPGFKIGNVHVMAGVPSIMQAMMDAIAPTLTTGKKMMSETVSADMPESRIAERLSAIQDAHPQTLIGSYPKASEGKFTTQIVIRSRDEDVLLAATKDVAQAVAELSG; this is encoded by the coding sequence ATGACCGGCCAGCAGGCAGATGACGTTGTAACCGCTGCGTTTCTGGTCATCGGGGATGAGATCCTGTCCGGTCGAACCAAGGACAAGAATATCGGCTTCGTTGCCGACTATATGACGTCGATTGGTATAGACCTGAAAGAAGCCCGCATCGTTCCGGACGAAACTGACGAAATCGTCAACGCTATCAATGCATTGCGTGCCAAATACACGTATGTCTTCACTTCAGGAGGCATCGGCCCAACCCATGACGACATAACCGCTGAGAGCATCGCCAAAGCTTTTGGAGTTCCGTTGAACCTTGATCCGCGAGCGGTCGCTCTGCTTGAAAGCCACTATGCACCGGGTCAGTTCACACCAGCCCGTCAGCGCATGGCGCGCATTCCGGAAGGCGCGGAACTGATAGAAAACAAGGTTTCCAAGGCACCCGGTTTCAAAATCGGAAATGTGCATGTAATGGCCGGAGTTCCGTCGATCATGCAGGCCATGATGGACGCAATCGCACCGACATTGACGACAGGCAAGAAAATGATGTCGGAAACGGTCTCCGCGGACATGCCTGAAAGCCGCATCGCGGAGCGACTGTCGGCCATTCAGGATGCTCATCCGCAAACTTTGATCGGTTCCTACCCCAAGGCCTCTGAAGGCAAATTTACCACACAGATCGTTATCCGCTCACGCGATGAAGACGTCCTGCTGGCCGCGACCAAAGATGTGGCCCAGGCAGTTGCCGAACTTTCGGGATAA